Proteins from a genomic interval of Ktedonobacteraceae bacterium:
- a CDS encoding S53 family peptidase produces MIQAPHNSHRRPTLGALALLLITFILVSCGGSNSSTQPTPTPPSLVQFSPVTVNIPPAALNSPVTGPLPDTTILHVDLTFKANISHQGQLNKTGSGKGQDLEKEANSIGISDATYQQIKAFLGIQDAKLTLSKLHTDLKVDAKAKTIASLFQTHFVIHKYQGRTFYAPTTTPKLPTFIVNQLITVTGLDNYGMPFHTGSVFNKVIPLTSHTQGQAKADCNPPNNQVFPKDVADAYGYAPFYQNGYHGENLTINLVEIDGATANDIQNYGQCVGFQGHIAVKDVDGTPTQAEGESVLDIEMIEGLDRNANIIDYETGTPSSASLIDELQQIVDDNTNNAGVGNVVSISLGAVESAETLNDLKALDQRLSMLTQVEHMTVFVSSGDCGAFADGIYQSFSVQFPTTDPNVVSVGGTVLHIDNQGNRTDEIVWSDNSDLSKCTNSWGSGGGSSNYFPQPSWQTGPGVQNDASRGFRQIPDVSAVAANLAFYFGGQWVTFPDGEGGGGGTSAAAPIWASGMLLVNEALIQRYHVFFYGPSLFYYVANHAGNHPAFYDVTQGNNLGFNATPGWDFATGLGTPNLVNFYNALASVASQG; encoded by the coding sequence ATGATTCAAGCCCCACACAATTCCCATAGGCGACCAACCCTGGGCGCGTTGGCGCTGTTGCTCATCACATTCATCCTGGTGAGTTGCGGTGGCTCCAATTCAAGCACGCAGCCTACACCAACCCCCCCATCGCTGGTCCAATTTAGCCCGGTTACGGTGAACATTCCCCCCGCCGCGCTCAATTCGCCTGTGACAGGCCCATTACCCGATACCACCATTTTACATGTAGACCTGACATTCAAGGCGAACATAAGCCACCAGGGCCAGTTGAATAAGACCGGCTCGGGCAAAGGACAGGACCTTGAAAAAGAGGCAAATTCAATTGGCATCAGCGATGCGACCTACCAGCAGATCAAGGCTTTTCTTGGCATTCAGGATGCTAAGCTGACGCTGAGCAAGCTGCACACCGACCTGAAGGTCGATGCGAAGGCGAAGACCATCGCGTCGCTATTCCAGACGCACTTCGTGATCCACAAATACCAGGGCCGCACCTTCTATGCGCCGACAACGACGCCAAAGCTGCCCACATTTATCGTAAACCAGCTGATCACGGTGACCGGACTCGATAACTATGGTATGCCCTTCCATACAGGATCAGTGTTTAACAAGGTCATCCCGCTCACCAGCCATACTCAGGGACAGGCAAAAGCGGATTGCAATCCGCCGAACAACCAGGTATTCCCCAAGGATGTCGCGGATGCCTATGGGTATGCTCCATTCTACCAGAACGGTTACCATGGCGAAAACCTGACGATTAACCTCGTGGAGATCGACGGGGCCACCGCGAACGATATTCAGAACTACGGGCAGTGCGTCGGATTTCAAGGCCATATCGCGGTGAAGGATGTTGATGGCACACCCACCCAGGCCGAGGGTGAATCGGTACTGGATATCGAAATGATCGAGGGCCTGGATCGCAATGCCAACATCATCGACTATGAAACCGGTACGCCATCATCTGCCAGCCTGATAGATGAGCTGCAGCAAATCGTTGACGACAACACGAATAATGCCGGCGTAGGCAATGTCGTGAGCATCAGCCTGGGAGCAGTCGAAAGCGCTGAAACGCTGAATGATCTGAAGGCGCTCGATCAACGCCTGAGCATGCTGACACAGGTCGAGCATATGACGGTTTTCGTCTCCAGTGGAGACTGCGGCGCTTTTGCCGATGGCATCTATCAGAGCTTTTCTGTGCAATTCCCAACGACCGATCCAAACGTCGTTTCTGTTGGTGGTACCGTGCTACACATCGATAACCAGGGCAATCGCACAGATGAGATCGTCTGGTCCGACAACTCGGACTTAAGCAAATGCACGAACTCCTGGGGCAGCGGCGGCGGCAGCAGCAACTACTTCCCCCAGCCTTCGTGGCAAACTGGCCCCGGCGTGCAGAACGACGCTTCACGCGGGTTCCGCCAGATACCTGATGTCTCCGCGGTAGCGGCGAACCTGGCCTTCTACTTCGGAGGGCAATGGGTAACCTTCCCTGATGGCGAGGGCGGTGGCGGCGGCACAAGCGCGGCAGCTCCCATCTGGGCCTCGGGTATGTTGCTGGTCAATGAGGCATTGATACAACGCTATCACGTCTTTTTCTACGGACCCAGCCTGTTCTATTACGTCGCAAATCATGCAGGCAATCACCCGGCCTTCTACGACGTGACACAGGGGAACAATCTGGGGTTCAACGCGACTCCAGGGTGGGATTTCGCGACAGGATTGGGCACGCCCAACCTGGTGAATTTCTACAACGCTCTAGCCTCGGTCGCCAGCCAGGGCTGA
- a CDS encoding response regulator transcription factor: protein MREKVIHILLCEDQTLMREGLHTVLELEPGLEVVAEAANGEEAIQKYNELQKQGRAPDIVLMDIQMPRKNGVQATAAITTAHPGARVIILTTFDYEDYVFEAIKAGAMGYLLKDVPAGELTATIRKVYAGEPFIQPKVASKLLVEYGRRGTRSVSPSSSGVAEEELSAREIEVLKLLAAGASNREIAERLVLAEGTVKNHVSNILGKLHAGNRTQAANLARERKII, encoded by the coding sequence ATGCGCGAAAAGGTCATTCATATCTTGCTGTGCGAAGACCAGACGCTGATGCGCGAGGGTTTGCATACCGTTCTCGAACTCGAGCCTGGCCTTGAGGTCGTGGCCGAAGCTGCCAATGGCGAAGAGGCTATTCAAAAGTACAACGAACTGCAAAAGCAGGGGCGCGCGCCCGACATCGTCCTCATGGATATCCAGATGCCGCGTAAAAACGGCGTCCAGGCGACGGCTGCCATCACCACCGCGCATCCAGGCGCCAGGGTCATCATTCTTACCACCTTTGACTATGAAGACTACGTCTTCGAGGCCATCAAGGCCGGAGCCATGGGCTACCTGCTCAAAGATGTGCCCGCCGGTGAACTCACCGCTACCATCCGCAAAGTCTATGCAGGCGAGCCGTTCATCCAGCCCAAGGTCGCCAGCAAATTGCTTGTGGAATATGGTCGCAGGGGAACGCGTTCCGTCTCGCCATCATCTAGCGGTGTAGCCGAAGAGGAATTGAGCGCGCGCGAAATTGAGGTTCTCAAATTGCTCGCCGCCGGAGCCAGCAATCGCGAAATAGCCGAAAGGCTTGTACTGGCTGAAGGAACCGTCAAAAACCACGTCTCCAATATATTGGGCAAACTCCATGCCGGGAATCGCACGCAGGCGGCGAATCTCGCACGAGAACGCAAGATTATATGA
- a CDS encoding dynamin family protein has product MIGAVLQQRQREILQDERRIAQELQACLVGFEEAEAYSTTLREVITSLDELFLLVVVGEFNAGKSACINALLHANVLEEGVVPTTNQVTMLRFGDQDTRQLRDGAILELHYPAEFLRDITIVDTPGVNAVLRQHERLTEDFIPRSDLILFVTSVDRPFTESERAFMERIRAWGKKVVIVLNKIDLLRTPEGLAEVVDFVHENCKSLLGFEPEIFPVSALRSQQSHTAVGHEAIRLWEESGFSALEHYLFKKLDEVERVRLKLLSPLGVMQRLLAETQSVVEQRASLLAEDARTVSAIEDQLRLYREDMEQNFGHRLSEIENIVLTMRGRGDRFFDDTIRLGRIFDLIQANRLRDEFEREVIGDSATRIDDAVQQLIDWLVEHEHRLWQDIMEYLDRRRQVSARRDSEMVGTIGRQFDYNRRTLLQSVARMAHTVVNSYDHQSEALVLSQNLRNSVAQAAIAGAGGIGLGAIVVAAVGTAAADVTGILAGLVLLSLGLYIIPARRTRAKRDFDEKMEELRTRLHESMEEQFRKELNNATGRVQDAIAPYTRFVRAEQEKTTTMQELITRLNNAVLALRNTIETIA; this is encoded by the coding sequence ATGATAGGAGCGGTTTTACAGCAACGGCAGCGTGAGATATTACAGGATGAGCGGAGAATTGCGCAGGAGCTGCAGGCGTGCCTGGTTGGATTTGAGGAGGCCGAGGCATACTCTACGACGTTACGCGAGGTGATTACCTCATTGGATGAACTGTTCCTGCTGGTAGTGGTGGGCGAGTTCAACGCAGGAAAATCGGCCTGTATCAATGCGCTGCTGCATGCTAATGTTCTGGAGGAGGGCGTGGTACCGACGACAAACCAGGTCACGATGCTGCGTTTCGGCGACCAGGATACAAGGCAATTACGAGACGGAGCAATCCTGGAATTGCATTACCCGGCTGAATTTCTGCGCGATATCACCATCGTAGATACGCCGGGGGTAAACGCGGTGCTGCGACAGCACGAACGATTGACGGAGGATTTCATACCGCGCAGCGATCTGATCCTGTTCGTGACCTCGGTGGACCGGCCCTTTACGGAGAGCGAGCGGGCTTTTATGGAGCGCATTCGCGCGTGGGGCAAAAAGGTCGTGATTGTGCTGAATAAAATCGACCTGCTGCGCACGCCGGAGGGATTGGCGGAAGTGGTCGATTTCGTGCATGAGAATTGTAAGAGCCTGCTGGGGTTCGAGCCTGAGATATTTCCGGTCTCGGCATTGCGGTCGCAGCAATCGCACACGGCTGTTGGGCACGAGGCGATACGCCTGTGGGAAGAGAGCGGGTTTAGCGCGCTGGAACATTACCTTTTCAAAAAGCTGGACGAGGTGGAACGGGTACGGTTGAAGTTGCTCAGCCCACTGGGCGTGATGCAGCGCCTGCTGGCAGAAACCCAGAGCGTGGTGGAGCAGCGGGCGAGCCTGCTGGCGGAAGATGCGCGAACGGTGAGCGCCATCGAAGACCAACTGCGCTTATACCGCGAGGATATGGAGCAAAATTTCGGGCACCGCTTGAGCGAGATTGAAAATATTGTGCTGACGATGCGCGGGCGCGGTGATCGTTTCTTCGATGATACGATTCGCCTGGGGCGCATCTTCGACCTTATCCAGGCCAACCGGCTGCGGGATGAGTTCGAACGCGAAGTAATCGGCGATAGCGCGACGCGCATTGACGATGCGGTGCAGCAGTTGATCGACTGGCTGGTAGAGCATGAACACCGGCTGTGGCAGGATATCATGGAGTACCTGGACCGGCGACGGCAGGTGAGCGCGCGGCGCGATAGCGAAATGGTCGGGACCATAGGCAGGCAGTTCGACTATAATCGCCGTACATTGTTGCAGTCTGTGGCGCGAATGGCGCATACGGTTGTGAATAGCTACGATCACCAGTCGGAGGCGCTGGTGCTGTCGCAGAATTTGCGCAATTCGGTGGCGCAGGCGGCTATCGCGGGTGCGGGCGGCATTGGATTAGGAGCGATTGTGGTAGCGGCGGTTGGGACGGCGGCGGCAGATGTGACCGGAATACTGGCGGGTCTGGTGCTGCTGAGCCTGGGTTTATACATTATACCGGCGCGCCGCACGCGGGCAAAGCGGGACTTCGATGAGAAGATGGAGGAGCTGCGCACACGTTTGCACGAGTCCATGGAGGAACAATTCCGCAAAGAATTGAATAACGCGACAGGCCGCGTGCAGGATGCGATTGCGCCATATACGCGCTTTGTGCGTGCCGAGCAAGAAAAAACGACAACGATGCAGGAATTGATCACGCGCCTGAATAACGCAGTGCTAGCACTAAGAAATACCATCGAAACAATAGCATAA
- a CDS encoding SPFH domain-containing protein: MTTDQDDSSSTWQNPGDGDDDENDRNGITGYGSAPPAQNMQAQFVNTRANQVDSADSDDAVDEDEDQDDGNASFFTLESLRNFGRLFSPILVPLPFALFVFIITYVVIYKSPHPNLQPLPLAILLLALAILQGTMLYYVGSNDDLWLLCLALGYTLFLLVGTFAIFGLRGAIILLIIILVIVLFYARRGVRIVAAGSVEIVHSFGKYSRTLDSGPAFLWPWEKVVQRVSIKEKVWTTPLQVVKISRDQDVRLIATISFQVVPEDAYLTLSVENWEESLHKLFIGTLQALVSQLSPADFTAWPQAQGQPLRSSHSPAPLDPIQDTRWDRINHALASRTQDRVAGWGVQVNWVRIQDITLIPHLMPVTTAPPGMQAQTKRPVPAASHAPDPADQPAQQPTRTGTPVAPGPSAGDDDATVVMVSNAVQQREVPPQPASTSDAPTDLSSRPISMDSLKELYEAVRQSRITDPNTIRGIARQFEVVSHDPQLSQNADFDAARAARTLYQRAKSIEDNAQARVGSNTKR; this comes from the coding sequence ATGACAACGGATCAGGATGATTCTAGTTCTACCTGGCAAAACCCGGGTGACGGCGACGATGATGAAAATGACCGGAATGGCATAACTGGCTATGGCTCAGCTCCACCTGCTCAGAATATGCAGGCGCAGTTCGTAAATACCAGGGCCAATCAGGTCGATTCTGCCGATTCAGATGATGCCGTTGACGAGGACGAAGATCAGGATGATGGCAATGCTTCTTTCTTTACCCTGGAATCGTTGCGCAATTTCGGGCGCCTCTTCTCGCCCATTCTTGTCCCTCTGCCTTTTGCCCTTTTCGTCTTCATCATCACCTATGTCGTCATCTACAAGTCGCCACATCCTAATCTGCAACCCCTGCCACTGGCAATTCTATTGCTTGCCCTTGCTATCCTGCAAGGCACTATGCTTTACTACGTCGGCTCCAATGACGACCTCTGGTTGCTCTGCCTCGCCCTGGGCTACACGCTCTTCCTGCTAGTCGGCACCTTTGCCATTTTTGGCCTCCGTGGCGCCATCATCCTCTTGATTATCATACTGGTCATCGTGCTGTTCTACGCGCGCCGCGGCGTTCGCATTGTAGCCGCTGGCTCTGTCGAGATCGTTCATTCCTTCGGCAAATACAGCCGCACGCTTGATTCTGGCCCTGCATTTCTCTGGCCGTGGGAAAAGGTTGTCCAGCGCGTCAGCATAAAGGAAAAGGTCTGGACAACTCCGTTGCAGGTCGTAAAAATCTCCCGCGATCAGGATGTGCGTCTCATAGCCACCATCTCTTTTCAGGTCGTGCCCGAAGACGCCTACCTCACCCTGAGCGTCGAGAATTGGGAGGAAAGCCTGCATAAGCTCTTTATCGGCACCCTTCAAGCTCTGGTCAGCCAGCTCTCCCCAGCCGATTTCACCGCCTGGCCACAGGCTCAGGGTCAGCCTCTACGCTCGTCTCACTCTCCTGCCCCCCTCGATCCAATTCAGGATACGCGCTGGGATCGTATTAATCATGCCCTTGCTTCGCGCACGCAGGACCGCGTAGCAGGCTGGGGCGTTCAGGTCAACTGGGTGCGCATCCAGGATATTACCCTTATCCCTCATTTAATGCCTGTCACAACTGCTCCTCCTGGCATGCAAGCACAAACAAAAAGGCCTGTACCTGCCGCCAGTCATGCCCCGGACCCTGCAGATCAGCCTGCGCAACAACCCACCAGGACAGGAACTCCAGTCGCACCAGGTCCCTCTGCCGGCGACGATGATGCAACAGTCGTAATGGTTAGCAATGCCGTGCAACAACGGGAGGTTCCACCCCAACCGGCATCCACTTCCGATGCTCCCACAGACTTATCCTCCCGGCCTATCAGCATGGATTCACTGAAGGAACTCTATGAGGCCGTCCGGCAGAGCCGTATTACTGACCCGAATACTATTCGCGGTATCGCTCGTCAATTCGAGGTAGTTTCTCACGACCCGCAGCTCAGCCAGAATGCCGATTTCGACGCCGCACGTGCCGCGAGAACCCTCTATCAACGCGCCAAATCCATCGAGGACAATGCCCAGGCACGCGTAGGCTCAAATACCAAACGCTAG
- a CDS encoding stage 0 sporulation family protein codes for MSSATTVENMVTIVGIRFRPAGRIYNFDPQGATYTTGQYVIVETVRGVEAGRVVIASKKIAASELSDPLKPVLRLATEDELRMMLSFKGKEKDALVQCARHVAQHQLPMKLVEAEYTFDGSRLTFYFTADERVDFRALVRDLAATFRTRIELRQIGARDQAKLQGGVGPCGKTLCCSSWISDFGVVSIKMAKEQDLPLNPAKISGVCGRLLCCLSYENENYIQAKQTMPQVGTFLDTPSGTGRVVSINVPKSSVEVMLESGVIIQVPVQPQQDTNDKAGGCASCGIKAGGGCGSCGVSNATAKASAGSSACGCGKTGGCTCGSNSGGGGGCRVGQTRPQTYDARTIIGH; via the coding sequence ATGTCTTCTGCGACAACCGTAGAGAACATGGTTACCATCGTCGGCATTCGTTTTCGTCCCGCCGGGCGTATTTACAACTTCGACCCACAGGGGGCAACTTATACGACAGGTCAATATGTCATTGTCGAAACGGTACGCGGTGTAGAAGCTGGTAGGGTCGTTATCGCCTCCAAGAAGATCGCCGCAAGCGAACTAAGCGACCCCTTAAAGCCTGTTCTGCGCCTGGCTACCGAAGACGAACTGCGCATGATGCTCTCTTTCAAAGGAAAAGAGAAAGACGCGCTGGTGCAATGTGCCAGGCATGTCGCGCAGCACCAGTTGCCTATGAAATTAGTCGAGGCCGAATATACGTTTGATGGCAGCCGCCTGACATTCTACTTTACCGCCGATGAGCGGGTCGATTTCCGCGCCCTCGTGCGAGACCTGGCAGCCACATTCCGCACGCGCATTGAACTGCGTCAAATCGGAGCGCGCGACCAGGCCAAGCTGCAAGGCGGGGTAGGCCCATGCGGCAAAACCTTGTGTTGTAGTTCGTGGATCAGCGATTTTGGCGTCGTGTCGATCAAGATGGCTAAAGAGCAGGATTTGCCGCTCAACCCCGCCAAAATCTCCGGCGTCTGTGGCCGCCTGCTATGTTGTCTCTCATACGAAAACGAGAACTACATCCAGGCCAAACAGACCATGCCGCAGGTCGGCACCTTTCTGGATACCCCCAGCGGCACGGGCAGGGTAGTTTCCATCAATGTGCCGAAATCTTCCGTTGAGGTGATGCTGGAAAGTGGCGTCATTATACAGGTTCCGGTACAACCTCAACAGGATACAAACGATAAGGCTGGTGGCTGTGCCTCCTGTGGCATCAAAGCTGGTGGCGGCTGTGGCTCCTGTGGAGTGAGCAATGCGACGGCGAAAGCTTCTGCCGGCTCATCCGCTTGTGGCTGTGGCAAGACCGGTGGCTGCACCTGTGGCTCGAATTCTGGCGGGGGTGGTGGATGCAGGGTGGGACAAACGCGCCCCCAAACCTACGACGCGCGAACCATCATTGGTCACTAA
- a CDS encoding response regulator: protein MPTRVIIADDETIQRMDLKDVLTKQGYLVVGEAGDGISAVNLARELRPDLVIMDIRMPDMDGITAAETLTQEKIAPVLLLTAFGDQPLVERAKEAGVVNYIVKPLRESEVTPAIEVALARYGEFRALEEKTRTLSEQLETRKVVERAKGLLMEKQGLSEQEAFRKIQKASMNNRKSMREVAEAILLTNEM, encoded by the coding sequence ATGCCTACACGTGTAATAATTGCTGATGACGAAACGATTCAGCGCATGGATTTGAAAGATGTTCTGACCAAGCAGGGTTATCTGGTAGTCGGTGAGGCAGGCGACGGCATAAGCGCCGTCAACCTCGCCCGCGAGTTGCGTCCCGACCTGGTCATTATGGATATTCGTATGCCTGATATGGATGGCATCACGGCGGCAGAAACGCTCACGCAGGAAAAAATAGCCCCCGTCCTGTTGCTCACCGCTTTTGGCGACCAGCCACTGGTCGAGCGAGCCAAAGAAGCAGGAGTGGTCAACTATATCGTCAAGCCCCTGCGCGAAAGCGAGGTGACCCCGGCCATAGAAGTTGCCCTGGCGCGCTATGGTGAGTTTCGCGCCCTCGAAGAAAAGACGCGCACGCTTAGCGAGCAACTGGAGACGCGCAAGGTCGTCGAACGCGCCAAGGGGTTGTTGATGGAAAAGCAGGGTCTCAGCGAGCAAGAGGCATTTCGCAAGATACAGAAGGCCAGCATGAACAATCGCAAGTCCATGCGCGAAGTTGCCGAGGCCATCCTGCTCACTAACGAAATGTAA
- a CDS encoding heme-binding protein — MNLTIDIARRILEASKQRAIELRSPVSIAIVDAGGHLVLFERMMSPYGWATGNISVAKASTAVMFNQSTDAVAQWGSGIPGFASSMAAMSQGKFIMAAGGWPIRLGGATVGGIGVSGGNAPGRDDDIARAGLAALEAMAPAAPAMQPVQHPQPVGQAQPRPALQPTPSYPPMPSPASSLYNAPANPAPAPQNVPNSTHHLDPDQDGSYSSEDEQLPLDQYNESRGGQS; from the coding sequence ATGAACTTAACCATAGATATTGCGCGACGCATTCTCGAAGCCAGCAAGCAGCGCGCTATAGAATTGCGCAGCCCTGTGAGCATCGCCATCGTCGATGCCGGCGGTCATCTGGTGCTTTTTGAGCGGATGATGTCCCCCTATGGGTGGGCCACCGGCAATATCAGCGTTGCCAAGGCCAGTACAGCAGTGATGTTCAATCAATCGACCGACGCTGTGGCCCAGTGGGGTTCCGGTATCCCCGGCTTCGCCTCGAGCATGGCCGCCATGTCGCAAGGAAAGTTCATCATGGCGGCAGGAGGGTGGCCTATTCGACTCGGCGGTGCGACTGTTGGCGGCATCGGTGTAAGCGGAGGCAACGCGCCTGGCCGTGATGACGATATCGCGCGTGCTGGCCTGGCAGCGTTGGAGGCTATGGCCCCGGCTGCTCCCGCCATGCAACCTGTGCAGCATCCACAGCCGGTAGGACAGGCACAACCAAGGCCGGCTCTACAGCCAACGCCATCATATCCTCCCATGCCGTCTCCTGCCAGCTCGCTCTACAACGCGCCTGCCAATCCGGCGCCGGCACCACAAAATGTTCCAAATAGCACTCATCATCTCGATCCTGATCAGGATGGCTCTTACAGCTCTGAAGATGAGCAGTTGCCACTCGATCAGTATAATGAATCTCGTGGAGGCCAATCATGA
- a CDS encoding biotin/lipoate A/B protein ligase family protein → MSEPYRFLNTGIQHAAMNMAIDEAVLTHHLRGEAPPTLRVFRWSQPSISLGRFQSIEREILRDVCEQQGVALVRRPTGGRAVYHCDEFTYSIVIGKRFGVPAGVVAAYAYLAQGLLAALNLLGVRAELSDERVSKHPSAACFASSTQADLTSGGFKLVGSAQVWKDDALLQQGSLPLDDRSAEFFAMLRFPNEDSRQEALAQYREKTTPLHTFVPGASWDDVAHTFRSGFGEALRAEFVPGELSASEWEMAQQLVEEKYSKLEWRRERISLTGSV, encoded by the coding sequence ATGTCCGAACCCTATCGCTTCTTAAACACCGGCATCCAGCATGCCGCTATGAATATGGCTATCGACGAGGCGGTGCTGACCCATCACCTGCGGGGCGAGGCGCCTCCAACTCTGCGCGTCTTTCGCTGGTCGCAGCCGTCCATCTCGCTGGGACGCTTCCAGAGTATCGAACGCGAAATCCTGCGCGATGTGTGCGAACAACAGGGAGTCGCGCTGGTACGCCGGCCAACGGGTGGGCGTGCCGTCTATCACTGCGATGAATTTACCTACAGCATCGTTATCGGTAAGCGCTTCGGCGTTCCGGCGGGCGTAGTGGCCGCCTATGCCTATCTCGCCCAGGGTTTGCTCGCCGCTCTCAACCTTTTGGGTGTGCGGGCCGAACTCAGCGATGAGCGCGTGAGCAAACATCCTTCGGCTGCCTGTTTTGCCTCCTCTACGCAGGCCGATCTCACCAGCGGGGGCTTCAAACTGGTCGGTAGCGCCCAGGTCTGGAAGGATGATGCCCTGCTGCAACAGGGTTCGCTCCCGCTCGATGATCGTTCCGCCGAGTTTTTCGCCATGTTGCGCTTCCCGAATGAAGATTCGCGCCAGGAGGCCCTGGCCCAATATCGCGAAAAGACGACGCCCCTGCACACCTTCGTGCCCGGTGCATCCTGGGATGATGTCGCTCATACCTTCCGTAGCGGTTTTGGTGAGGCTTTGCGGGCAGAGTTTGTGCCTGGCGAGTTGAGCGCGTCGGAATGGGAGATGGCTCAGCAGTTGGTCGAGGAGAAGTATAGCAAGTTGGAGTGGCGGAGGGAGAGAATCAGTTTGACAGGGAGTGTATAA
- the tgt gene encoding tRNA guanosine(34) transglycosylase Tgt, giving the protein MPTFSFTIDAECPASWARAGTIQTPHGTISTPIFMPVGTQASVKSVSPEELREAGAQIILANTYHLMLRPGSRLIAEFGGLHTFMHWDGPILTDSGGFQVFSLGHLRKLSEEGAAFKSHLDGSAHMLTPESVMQIESELGADIILPLDICAPYPCSREAARDAMEMTHRWAERALVAKEQYRPEQTLFGIVQGAFDPELRRQSAHYIGNLPFRGLSIGGLSVGEPKAEMWELLGCVTPELPRDKPRHLLGVGSPEDLVMGVSLGMDMFDCVLPTRVARHGGLFTRQGRVNIKASRFSAQHGPVEEGCDCYTCRNYSAAYVHHLARAEEQLYYRLGSIHNIRFMLRLAGEIRASILAGTFPEFRDTFLAQYVPTSEKVREDQREKWKAARSRLS; this is encoded by the coding sequence ATGCCAACGTTTTCATTCACCATTGACGCCGAATGTCCTGCAAGCTGGGCGCGCGCGGGAACCATCCAGACGCCCCACGGCACGATTTCGACGCCTATCTTTATGCCCGTCGGGACGCAGGCCAGTGTGAAGAGCGTCTCACCCGAGGAGTTGCGCGAGGCGGGCGCGCAGATTATTCTCGCCAATACCTATCACCTGATGCTGCGCCCCGGCTCGCGCTTGATCGCCGAATTTGGTGGCCTGCACACTTTTATGCATTGGGATGGGCCTATTCTGACCGATAGCGGCGGCTTCCAGGTATTCAGCCTGGGGCACCTGCGCAAATTGAGCGAGGAAGGGGCCGCTTTCAAATCACACCTGGATGGCTCCGCCCATATGCTGACGCCGGAGAGCGTGATGCAGATCGAGTCCGAGCTTGGCGCGGACATCATCCTGCCGCTGGATATCTGCGCGCCCTATCCTTGTTCTCGCGAAGCGGCGCGAGATGCGATGGAGATGACGCATCGCTGGGCCGAGCGCGCGCTGGTTGCTAAGGAACAGTATCGACCGGAGCAAACGCTGTTCGGCATTGTGCAGGGCGCCTTCGATCCAGAACTGCGGCGGCAAAGCGCCCACTACATCGGCAATCTGCCGTTTCGTGGCCTCTCCATTGGCGGGCTATCGGTCGGCGAACCCAAGGCCGAAATGTGGGAATTATTGGGCTGCGTGACTCCCGAATTGCCACGGGACAAGCCACGCCATTTGTTAGGCGTGGGTTCTCCTGAAGACCTGGTGATGGGGGTCAGCCTCGGTATGGATATGTTCGATTGCGTCCTGCCCACGCGGGTTGCCCGTCACGGCGGCCTCTTCACGCGCCAGGGACGTGTCAATATCAAGGCGTCGCGCTTCTCGGCCCAGCATGGCCCGGTCGAAGAGGGCTGCGATTGCTACACCTGTCGCAATTACAGCGCGGCATACGTGCATCACCTTGCCAGGGCTGAGGAGCAATTGTATTATCGATTGGGGAGCATCCATAATATCCGCTTCATGTTGCGCCTGGCGGGTGAGATTCGCGCCAGCATCCTGGCCGGAACGTTCCCCGAATTTCGCGACACCTTTTTAGCGCAGTATGTCCCCACCTCAGAGAAGGTGCGTGAAGACCAGCGCGAAAAATGGAAGGCTGCGCGCTCTCGCTTATCCTGA
- a CDS encoding zinc-ribbon domain containing protein: MNFVDKTLKCRECGNDFVFTAGEQEFYSQKGLMNQPGRCPSCRAARRSSSGSMGGGRSERGPREMHTVICAECGVETQVPFLPKNDRPVYCSTCYDKIRVARN, from the coding sequence TTGAATTTCGTTGACAAAACCCTGAAGTGCCGTGAATGCGGAAATGATTTCGTTTTCACAGCGGGCGAACAAGAGTTTTACTCACAAAAAGGGTTGATGAACCAACCCGGTCGTTGTCCCTCATGCCGCGCGGCGCGCCGCAGCTCGTCTGGCAGCATGGGAGGCGGTCGCTCCGAGCGCGGCCCACGCGAAATGCACACGGTGATTTGCGCCGAGTGCGGCGTTGAGACGCAGGTTCCATTCTTGCCCAAGAATGATCGACCCGTGTATTGCAGCACCTGCTACGATAAAATTCGCGTCGCACGCAATTAG